One window of the Amycolatopsis mediterranei genome contains the following:
- the ligD gene encoding non-homologous end-joining DNA ligase, which produces MADKAVELEVGHRTVRISNPDRVYFPARGETKLDLVNYYLSVGDGIVNALRERPCMLHRFPSGVAGEKVHQKRVPNGAPPWLETVRVTFPRYNRHADELCVTELAHVAWAVQMSTVEFHPWNSRRADTEKPDEWRIDLDPMPDCGFDRVRRVAHVAHEILDELGAVGWPKTSGGRGLHIYVRIEPRWGFTDVRRAALAFAHEVERRAPDDVTTTWWRKDRDPRLLFVDYNQNARDHTIASAYSVRGNPEGTVSTPIRWTEIDDAEPGDFTIATVPARFAEVGDLHAGMDDAVFSLDPLLEWADRDGVEEPPEPA; this is translated from the coding sequence ATGGCGGACAAGGCTGTGGAACTCGAAGTCGGGCACCGGACCGTCCGGATCTCCAACCCGGACCGGGTCTACTTCCCGGCCCGCGGCGAGACGAAGCTCGACCTGGTCAACTACTACCTCTCGGTGGGCGACGGCATCGTCAACGCCCTGCGCGAACGCCCCTGCATGCTGCACCGGTTCCCGTCCGGCGTGGCGGGGGAGAAGGTGCACCAGAAGCGCGTCCCGAACGGCGCGCCGCCGTGGCTGGAAACCGTCCGGGTGACCTTCCCGCGCTACAACCGGCACGCGGACGAACTGTGCGTCACCGAGCTCGCGCACGTCGCCTGGGCCGTGCAGATGTCCACAGTGGAGTTCCATCCGTGGAATTCCCGCCGGGCCGACACCGAGAAGCCTGATGAGTGGCGGATCGACCTGGACCCGATGCCTGATTGCGGCTTCGACCGGGTTCGCCGGGTTGCGCACGTGGCCCACGAGATCCTCGACGAGCTTGGTGCAGTCGGGTGGCCGAAGACCTCCGGGGGGCGTGGTCTGCACATTTATGTCCGGATCGAACCGCGGTGGGGCTTCACCGACGTCCGCCGGGCTGCGCTGGCTTTTGCTCATGAGGTGGAACGGCGTGCTCCGGATGACGTCACCACGACTTGGTGGCGGAAGGATCGGGATCCGCGGCTGCTGTTCGTCGACTACAACCAGAACGCGCGGGACCACACTATTGCCAGCGCTTACTCGGTCCGGGGTAATCCTGAAGGCACCGTGTCGACGCCGATCCGGTGGACGGAGATCGATGATGCCGAGCCCGGGGACTTCACGATTGCCACCGTTCCGGCGCGGTTTGCCGAGGTGGGGGATCTTCATGCCGGGATGGATGATGCCGTTTTCTCTCTTGATCCGCTGCTGGAGTGGGCTGATCGGGATGGGGTTG